Below is a genomic region from Primulina eburnea isolate SZY01 chromosome 9, ASM2296580v1, whole genome shotgun sequence.
TTAGGGTTTCCTGATATCTTACAAATGTCTggacaaataaatatatatatatgtgtgtgtgtgacggatcacttatttgggtcatccatgaaaaaatattactttttatattaaaattattactttttattgtgaatatcggtatgattaACTCGtctacagataaagattcgtgagaccgtctcataagagacttACTCTATTATTAAAGGCCATTGGATATcagttaatatatattttattttatctgaAAATTTTGTGTCATGCACCATCCAAGGTAACCAAAGAACTAAACTAGTGTCCGGATCAAAGggcgcattcattttattttatttttaaaaataaattattgtatttCCCTAATTGCTTATTTTACCCTTTTATCTTGTTAGATATGTTATGACATATGACAATGTTTGCGTCAAAAGTCAAAATAGCAcaaattatcaatttatttccATTTTGACCATTGATAATTTTTCTAGAATAAAAAGCCTTCTGCATGCGCATATTATTTTTacagtttttttatttatataaaacttaAGAATGTATTTAAAATAGAGATTTAATTGTAAATTCTTAGAATCAATTGGACGGCATAACTGATATTTCAACTTCTTAGTTCGTTTTTTGTCTAGAAGACCGTTTAAACTCGTACTGATCCATCCGAATGGACCCTTTATACATGAAGAAGTTCTCTCAATATTTGTTGATTTTTCCAGTGACAATACATGCAAGGAGAATTGAACTTCTTACAACTCGAACCAGTTGTCTATGCAGCATATGCTAACGCGATCGAAGCGAAATATTACAAATCGATGCAATTTTCACGTCCCGGCAGGACCTTCTAGACGAATATAATCGTACATAATTCCTTTCCAACGGCTCAAGCCTCTCGTTTGAGTCAAAAAGATTGTGTTAGTTGTAGTTGTGCTCACAAGTAGATAACCAGGTATACTTACGCTGTATAGCCAATATAATCCATGGATTCCATGTCTTGCAATTGCGTTGTCCTTGCCTATCAAACCCGTTGTAAAATGAGGTGTTCTTGTTCTTTCATCGTTGATTCGAACCTAAAAATTTGAGTGAAGTTCACATGAGCATGCTTACTCTATTAGATGTGAAACTGGCATGACTAATTGCTTAGTCTAACCTGTAATTCTGCATCGTTGGCCGATGCCAATGCCAGTTGAAGAGTGTAATTTCCAGACACGTCCAAGTTTGTAAGATCGAACAAAATTTTCCACGTCGTTGGCACGTATGTTTCATTTCCAAGATTCCTATACTGCAACACATTACAACCAGTTCTAGAAAAGGGAAGCAATATATTATTAGAATTAAACAAGTACCTGTTCACATGAGCAAAGTACCAATCTGTTTGATAGGTACTCAAGCCAACTGTAAAAACTAAATCTTCATTCGGGTACAAATCCGTGTACCGATCCCATAAACCGTACTGCCTAAACCTGTCACGCGAAGTTCCAAATATGGATCACAACTTGTTATTGGTGCAGAAATGTAAGCGAAAATTTCATCAGAATGAAAAAGTTTCGTGCTTTGCATACTTTTCTCCATGGTTAGCGTATAGCTGGTTCATTAGTGTCGGATTTGGATCAGGCACGAAAAATTCAGCAGCCGAACGATCAGGAATTCCGATCTCCCACTGCGTAGGACCATTTCTTGGAGCGTCGAATATTAAATTCCGCAGCTTAATTTCGCTTCCTTGTCATACATGAAACATGGAAAGTTAACCATATAGTAAAAAATATGTATCATTCTTCTACataaaagtatttcaaaacctGGTATAATGTTGATACTAATGTCACATTTATAATCACCAATGAATCCGGGAACCCAAGCATAGAGACTGTAGTTCCCAGCTCGAACGCCGGTAATTACAAAATACCCTGAAATATCAGCCTGGGTCCAGAATTGGTAGCCCTGTCAACGAAAGTTGAACTACTATGAATTCATGGATACCTGGTAAATCGTTTGATGTTTTTGAACTAAAAAAACATGCAAGAATCAGTGATTAACCTTGTTTTCTCTTTGCCATGATCCTGTATCTCCAGGCAGGGCCAATCCAacaagtgcagaatttgccgtTATTAGCCTTTCAGTACTGATGTAACTGGTACCatgcatgcataaaaaaaaattagaattatACCCGAAAGAAGTGATGACACCGAGTATAAACTTTAGTTCATAGAACATGTACATGCGTAGTTTGTAGACTCGATTTTACATGTTTCTTGAATACTGAGACCTTAAACTTTAGCCTAGAGAAATACCTGTCACGAACCAGCAATCTACCACTCACTGTGGCCCGTTGCTCAGCAAAAGGGAAATCTTCCGAAACCGGGAAATCATATGGCCAATTTCCTGTTTCTATGAGCATCTAATAAAGTATACACATTATCAGAATTCATTGAAATTACTTGTAAATTTTAACCCAAGAAACTAAAGATATTACTAAAAACCATAACCCGTACCTGTTCTTTGGCATCTGTCCACAAAGAAAGTGGATCTTCATCATCTAAAGCTGAATTCAAGTAGATAAAAAGAGGACCAAAAACCTTTTTCCATGGTTCACCATCACGAAATTTCAAGATCAAAGGCGCCCCCGCATAATGCGTGCTAAAGAACATCTGCATGCAAATGAAATGTACATAGCAGAAAGTACATACAAGATTACTTTTTACCAGTGCAGTAAGCCTAAAAGATATAATGTAAAGTATATACTTACCGATAGGGAGATTGGACCGGCATGAGAAGTTAGATCTTGCTTCACAGGACCACCTGTTTTGAATTCATTACTTGGAGTGATTATCCAAAACCCCGTCGGAGGATCTGAACAAATCCACCCGTGGACTCGACCATCCTTGTTGTCACTGGAATACTGATACTTGTCATCAACCTATTTAAACATAGTAAAATGATCATTTCATATATAAGTTGGAAAGTTCTAAAAATTTTCCAAGCTACCATTTGGAAGATAATAAATTGCACATGTAATTTTCAACTTAGATTGCAGAAAtggaaattaattaatttttttccccTCAGTAAAATACCTCTCCTCTAAGGAACGCATTGGCTGGATCAGTTAGAAGAACAGCTTCTGGATAGGCAAGAACATGACCTTTCTCCCTGTCTTTCGATGTTGGCATGATTCTTTGCCTTTCATCAGATACTGCCATATACTGAAACCTATACATAAATAAGAAAGGAAAATCATGCTTTTGAATCTTAATCGGAGTACTAATTCATATGTACATACTAAATAATTTGTACATGTTAAAGTAAGAATGCTTTTACAATTTGTCTTGTAGCTTAAATACTGTTCTTCCTTGGGAGATACTCATAGCAGGCCATCCCTCTAGACGCTCGAAAATCCCATACACATAAAATCCAACACAACCACGCAGCATTATAAACCTTTACAACAAATAGATGTTAGCATAAAAAATCGAATAAGATGACGAAAATAGAAATGATTTTGGACTTACACTGCACCTTTTATCAATGTTAAGTGGTGGTTCCTTCGACTGCGACGAATCCCAT
It encodes:
- the LOC140840580 gene encoding uncharacterized protein is translated as MYQPLVGNCSHRFTYFPCKNSSAASRIHYFLNIYVSTKNTTLHNISISALNYSSISENNSHSSVFDIRRYINIYRYFFLLVNMKNMGIWRWKRQWGLMFGWFCIVLQLPLPTHCGRTQFQKNMDDVMYFPPVQLHVLDDQAVVKNGILSVTLSIPGGYVTKIQYNGIENLLETQNEENNRGYWDINWSHPDHPKDIYDRIEGASFDVAMEDANQVELSFKKTWDSSQSKEPPLNIDKRFIMLRGCVGFYVYGIFERLEGWPAMSISQGRTVFKLQDKLFQYMAVSDERQRIMPTSKDREKGHVLAYPEAVLLTDPANAFLRGEVDDKYQYSSDNKDGRVHGWICSDPPTGFWIITPSNEFKTGGPVKQDLTSHAGPISLSMFFSTHYAGAPLILKFRDGEPWKKVFGPLFIYLNSALDDEDPLSLWTDAKEQMLIETGNWPYDFPVSEDFPFAEQRATVSGRLLVRDSYISTERLITANSALVGLALPGDTGSWQRENKGYQFWTQADISGYFVITGVRAGNYSLYAWVPGFIGDYKCDISINIIPGSEIKLRNLIFDAPRNGPTQWEIGIPDRSAAEFFVPDPNPTLMNQLYANHGEKFRQYGLWDRYTDLYPNEDLVFTVGLSTYQTDWYFAHVNRNLGNETYVPTTWKILFDLTNLDVSGNYTLQLALASANDAELQVRINDERTRTPHFTTGLIGKDNAIARHGIHGLYWLYSVSIPGYLLVSTTTTNTIFLTQTRGLSRWKGIMYDYIRLEGPAGT